A section of the Armatimonadota bacterium genome encodes:
- a CDS encoding glycosyl hydrolase, with the protein MLLSSSTLVVQGPPSTPAPLFRDPVYDGAADPVLVWNPTRKAWWMLYTQRRAKLDLPGVEWCHGCEIGIAESHDQGQTWDYRGTLRLSHPDSGYSFWAPDIVRDDGGLFHLFVSYVPGAASEHRDWGGKRFIFQYTSSDLEHWKFTQKLPLASEYCIDPTLFRRPDGSWRLWYKDEGHGSKTFAVDSRDLKDWRPADDPGVSSLYGEGPKVFAFGGHYWLIKDPDSGLDVYRSKDLSNWTYQGKILEKPGTRNSDGTIGKHADVVVAGKRAFIIYFTHPYGQAFPERNGIMPLAARHSAIQAAELEVKDAHLLCDRNRPFNIQLAPPKPR; encoded by the coding sequence ATGCTGCTTTCCTCCTCGACCTTGGTTGTACAAGGGCCTCCCTCTACGCCCGCGCCGCTCTTTCGCGACCCGGTCTACGACGGCGCGGCTGATCCCGTCTTGGTCTGGAACCCAACCCGAAAGGCTTGGTGGATGCTCTACACGCAGCGCCGCGCCAAGCTGGATCTGCCGGGGGTCGAGTGGTGCCACGGCTGCGAGATCGGGATCGCCGAGTCGCATGATCAAGGGCAAACTTGGGACTATCGAGGAACGCTTCGGCTTTCACACCCGGACTCGGGCTACTCGTTTTGGGCGCCCGATATCGTTCGAGACGATGGGGGTCTCTTTCATCTGTTCGTGAGCTACGTTCCTGGCGCGGCTTCAGAGCATCGAGATTGGGGCGGAAAGCGGTTCATCTTCCAGTACACCTCAAGCGACTTGGAGCATTGGAAATTCACTCAGAAACTACCGCTGGCTTCCGAATACTGCATTGATCCGACTCTTTTTCGAAGGCCGGACGGCAGTTGGAGGCTTTGGTACAAGGATGAGGGGCACGGCTCGAAGACCTTCGCCGTGGACAGCCGGGACCTAAAGGATTGGAGGCCAGCGGACGACCCTGGAGTCTCCAGTCTTTACGGCGAGGGACCGAAGGTGTTTGCTTTCGGAGGGCATTACTGGCTGATCAAAGACCCGGACAGCGGCCTTGACGTGTACCGCTCCAAGGACCTCTCGAACTGGACCTATCAGGGCAAAATCCTCGAGAAGCCCGGAACACGAAACAGCGACGGCACGATCGGCAAGCATGCAGACGTGGTTGTAGCCGGCAAGCGCGCCTTCATCATCTACTTCACGCATCCGTACGGCCAAGCCTTCCCGGAAAGGAACGGCATCATGCCTCTTGCCGCGCGGCACTCCGCCATCCAGGCGGCTGAGCTTGAGGTGAAAGACGCGCATCTCCTTTGCGATCGCAATCGGCCCTTCAATATCCAATTGGCACCACCGAAACCGCGATAG
- a CDS encoding RHS repeat protein, producing the protein MRLTAIVVSFSLVFTQCFAGIEASSKSLTDLIQQIGRQFSGGFTDSRTPIFRGANPRRDPQYRAGRFNERTLRDLGRVRQARWLEEPELLLANIGVGGFMLLQGSGGGGEGGGGGTGGGEGGGPGGPGGGPGGEGGGGGGGGSTGGGSPSTGGKRAGSESAGPWAIVNTNTGNRLEGLPLVSWPSRGATGVGFELFHNSLSSWVGDMGASWSHSYEIKVDYTAGSSAIVRWEDGTNVAYTESAGTFSPPPGVYDALVHNADSTWTLTTKSQRQFLFNTSGFLTACKDRAGNTVTVGRNTSNQVTAVTDASARALTFAYSGSRLSSITDPTGRTWTFAYDASTNLTSITYPLLDSASYARSFTYNATHDILTETDLRGKVWTYTYDTGEKLLTWKNPLNNTTSYSYGLSATTITWPGLQTQTHNYSSGLLASEVDQAGYSNAYTYDTAKNVTQYTDKRGKAWIFTYDTKANVLTAKNPLLKTWTLTYNTTNDVLTVTTPLARVTTYAYDSQGNLLTVTDPLSRAAVTRTYDTYGQVLTSKDALNRTTTYAYATNGDLTSVTDPASATTTLGYDSLSRLTSLTNALSQTTTLGYDAWGRAVTTTHPDATSATVNYNREGQVISATDELGRTTTLAYDDAMRLTSVTNARGDLESYAYNGNSWLTAVTNGRGYTRNYSLTSRGEVSALTMPDSSVENWSYNAEGACSGYTSPVGFTIQYVYDDAGRLTTVDYPTGTDTSVTYDNDGRTTQMLDATGTSAWSYDAASQVTQLATPQGTLQYAFNLAGQRTSMTDVGTGATTYAYDTAGRLSSLTNPFSETTTVTYDTLSRVTQKTLSNGSYEVYAFDNRGRPTSLTVKNSSNAVLSTQSYTYNAVSNVLTATRDGVATSYTYDAIDQLLSETRSGYAASYTYDANGNRATRTVNGLAETYSNDAGDKLTSVTWTGGSKTFGYDAAGRTTSITTASGTTSLAYDYESRVTSITYPNASADTFTYNGLDTRVGKGGAQGTATFKRNGVGATAPVLSDGAATYTPGISERRGTATTYSHAGIKNAEVQTGSGQTVSATNQYDAFGNLASSTGTWKGPFAYGGPFGYQADASGLKLLGHRYYDSGTGRFLTRDPVKDGRNWYAYCGNSPTRCADPTGNAFWPGFREITKNGLIGGLLLWLFGWVVFGKTDFDPYGGGNGLQPPFDVQIPPPLPPGPETPPYDPPGNGLPAKPLDTPKVAPETEAHGSGRWGGIGGFIDSSILRLFGTVSLALVPEELGQDCYLPGIKRANLDTEKTFESFF; encoded by the coding sequence ATGCGCCTGACCGCCATCGTCGTCTCGTTTAGCCTGGTCTTTACCCAGTGCTTCGCAGGGATCGAGGCTTCCTCGAAGTCCCTCACGGACCTCATTCAGCAAATCGGACGGCAGTTCTCGGGTGGATTCACCGATTCCCGCACTCCCATCTTCAGAGGCGCCAACCCCAGGCGCGACCCCCAATACCGCGCAGGCCGGTTCAACGAGCGCACCCTGAGGGACCTCGGCCGCGTGCGCCAAGCGCGCTGGCTTGAGGAGCCCGAGCTGCTCCTTGCCAATATCGGCGTGGGCGGCTTCATGCTGCTTCAAGGCTCGGGTGGGGGCGGTGAAGGCGGTGGAGGCGGTACCGGAGGCGGCGAGGGCGGCGGTCCCGGAGGTCCCGGCGGCGGGCCCGGTGGCGAAGGCGGAGGTGGAGGCGGTGGCGGCAGCACCGGAGGCGGCTCGCCCAGCACCGGTGGCAAGCGCGCGGGCTCCGAATCGGCCGGCCCCTGGGCCATCGTCAACACCAACACCGGCAACCGCCTGGAAGGACTCCCGCTGGTCTCCTGGCCCTCGCGCGGCGCGACGGGCGTCGGCTTCGAGCTCTTCCACAACTCGCTTTCCTCCTGGGTGGGCGATATGGGCGCATCCTGGAGCCACAGCTACGAGATCAAGGTGGACTACACCGCCGGCTCCTCGGCCATCGTGCGCTGGGAGGATGGCACCAACGTCGCCTACACCGAAAGCGCCGGCACGTTCAGCCCGCCGCCCGGAGTCTACGACGCCCTGGTCCACAACGCCGATTCCACCTGGACCCTGACGACCAAGTCCCAAAGGCAGTTCCTCTTCAATACCTCGGGGTTCCTTACGGCCTGCAAGGACCGCGCCGGAAACACCGTCACCGTGGGGCGCAACACGAGCAACCAGGTCACTGCGGTCACCGACGCCTCGGCCCGCGCCCTCACCTTCGCCTACTCCGGTTCCAGGCTCTCCAGCATCACCGACCCCACCGGGCGCACCTGGACCTTCGCCTATGACGCGAGCACGAACCTGACGAGCATCACCTACCCCCTGCTGGATAGCGCCAGCTATGCGCGCAGCTTCACCTACAACGCCACCCACGACATCCTCACCGAGACCGACCTAAGGGGCAAGGTCTGGACCTACACCTACGACACCGGCGAGAAGCTCCTCACCTGGAAGAACCCGCTCAACAACACCACCTCGTACAGCTACGGCCTCTCGGCCACCACCATCACCTGGCCCGGGCTACAAACCCAAACCCACAACTACTCCAGCGGCCTTCTGGCATCTGAGGTGGACCAGGCTGGCTACTCGAACGCCTACACCTACGACACGGCCAAGAACGTCACCCAGTACACCGACAAGCGCGGCAAGGCCTGGATCTTCACGTATGACACGAAAGCCAACGTGCTCACCGCCAAAAACCCGCTGCTGAAAACCTGGACGCTCACCTACAACACCACGAACGATGTGCTCACGGTCACCACGCCGCTCGCCAGGGTGACCACCTACGCCTACGATTCGCAGGGAAACCTGCTGACGGTCACCGATCCGCTCTCAAGAGCGGCGGTGACGAGGACCTACGACACCTATGGCCAGGTGCTCACCAGCAAAGACGCCCTGAACCGAACGACCACCTACGCCTACGCCACGAATGGCGACCTCACGAGCGTCACCGATCCAGCGAGCGCAACGACCACCCTCGGCTACGATTCCCTTTCCCGGCTCACGAGCCTCACCAACGCCCTTTCGCAGACCACCACCCTCGGCTACGACGCCTGGGGCCGCGCGGTCACCACCACCCACCCGGACGCCACCAGCGCCACCGTGAACTACAACCGCGAGGGCCAGGTGATCTCGGCGACCGATGAGCTGGGCAGAACCACCACGCTCGCCTACGACGACGCCATGCGCCTAACCTCGGTGACGAACGCACGGGGAGACCTGGAGAGCTATGCCTACAACGGGAACTCCTGGCTGACGGCGGTCACCAACGGGCGCGGCTACACCCGCAACTACAGCCTCACCTCCCGCGGCGAGGTCTCCGCGCTCACCATGCCGGATTCCAGCGTCGAGAACTGGAGCTACAACGCCGAGGGCGCCTGCTCGGGCTACACATCTCCCGTGGGCTTCACCATCCAATACGTCTACGACGATGCGGGACGGCTGACGACGGTGGACTACCCGACGGGAACGGACACCAGCGTCACCTACGACAACGACGGCCGCACCACCCAGATGCTGGACGCCACGGGCACGAGCGCCTGGTCCTACGACGCGGCATCCCAGGTGACGCAATTGGCCACCCCGCAAGGCACGCTGCAGTATGCCTTCAACCTGGCCGGGCAGCGCACCAGCATGACGGACGTGGGCACGGGCGCGACCACCTATGCTTACGACACCGCCGGCCGCCTCTCCAGCCTCACGAACCCCTTCTCCGAAACCACCACGGTCACCTACGACACCCTGTCCCGGGTCACCCAAAAGACGCTGTCCAATGGGTCGTATGAGGTGTACGCATTCGACAATCGGGGCCGCCCGACTTCGCTCACGGTGAAGAACAGCTCGAACGCGGTGCTGAGCACGCAGAGCTACACGTACAATGCCGTCTCGAACGTGCTGACGGCGACCCGTGATGGAGTCGCGACGAGTTACACCTACGACGCCATCGACCAGCTTCTTTCGGAGACAAGGTCTGGCTATGCAGCAAGCTACACTTACGATGCCAACGGCAACCGGGCGACACGCACGGTCAACGGCCTGGCCGAGACTTACTCCAACGACGCCGGAGACAAACTGACGTCGGTCACTTGGACGGGCGGGTCAAAGACCTTCGGCTATGACGCGGCAGGCCGAACAACCTCGATCACCACCGCATCCGGCACGACTTCTCTAGCCTACGATTACGAGTCCAGGGTCACCAGCATCACCTACCCGAACGCCTCGGCGGACACATTCACGTACAACGGCCTCGATACAAGGGTTGGCAAGGGCGGGGCTCAGGGAACCGCGACCTTCAAGAGAAACGGAGTAGGTGCAACCGCTCCGGTGCTCTCGGACGGAGCGGCGACCTACACGCCGGGTATTTCCGAGCGTCGAGGCACCGCTACAACGTATTCTCACGCCGGCATCAAGAACGCCGAGGTCCAGACGGGTTCAGGGCAGACGGTTTCTGCCACCAACCAGTACGATGCCTTCGGCAACCTGGCCTCTTCGACCGGAACCTGGAAAGGCCCCTTCGCCTACGGCGGCCCCTTTGGCTATCAGGCCGACGCCTCCGGCCTCAAACTCCTCGGGCATCGCTACTACGACAGCGGCACGGGGAGGTTTCTGACTCGGGACCCGGTGAAAGATGGGAGGAATTGGTATGCGTATTGTGGGAATAGTCCCACCCGCTGCGCGGACCCTACCGGCAACGCATTTTGGCCGGGATTCCGCGAGATCACAAAGAACGGCCTAATCGGAGGGCTACTTCTTTGGCTCTTTGGATGGGTCGTTTTTGGGAAGACCGACTTCGACCCTTATGGAGGCGGGAATGGGCTGCAACCGCCATTTGATGTCCAGATTCCGCCACCACTACCTCCCGGCCCAGAGACTCCACCTTACGACCCGCCGGGAAACGGCCTGCCAGCAAAACCTCTCGACACACCAAAGGTGGCTCCAGAAACTGAAGCACATGGCTCGGGCCGTTGGGGCGGCATTGGAGGTTTTATTGATTCCTCCATTCTCCGTCTTTTTGGCACGGTATCTCTGGCTTTAGTGCCGGAAGAGCTGGGTCAAGACTGCTATCTGCCTGGAATCAAGAGAGCGAATCTCGATACGGAGAAGACATTTGAGTCATTCTTCTAG